From the Chiroxiphia lanceolata isolate bChiLan1 chromosome 6, bChiLan1.pri, whole genome shotgun sequence genome, the window GGAATTGTTTTCCTAAAGGGAAGCttcttttttctattattttttacattttttctgttcctttgcctttttatttatttgaaaagcatCACTTAAAAGAATTAGTGATTCACCCTAATGCCTGtagttgctttttgtttcctgttttgagCTCCTGAAAGCTGAAATTTGAATCCCATTTCTACTATTCTCtaatttttaatgctatttttccATAATGTACATACAGGTGattcagaattttttcccttgggaTCTCTTGGGACCTCTCACAAAGAAGCTGTTTTTAAATCACCTTAAAATGAAGAAGGAATGAGCCCATAAAGTCCAATTTCTTCTGAACACAGACCAAATTTCAGGGCACTGACTTCCAATCTTCTCTGAGTAGAGGAAATGACTAATGGAAAGAAACTTTGGAAGATAAATAGGATAAAAAATATCCTCCTTCACTGACAGATATTCCTGGGTTATATAGGTTGTTTCTGTGCTggtaattatattaatattagCACACACttaattgctttgttttattgttCTGTGTTCTTAATTGATGAATCTCATGAATATTTGGCAATATGATTTTCTCCATCTTGTTATCCATTATGCCTATTCTGGAGCTTCCTTAGGATGTCTTTCCGTCATAACTGTGCTTTGCATTAGGGAGGAATCTGAAAAGAACCAGAAGTCCTCATTGCAGAATATGTACGGGAGGAAATAAGACTTGAATTACTGTCAATGACAGAACTAAATATAAGGcaaattgtaattaaaataaacagagggtaaaatgaagagagaaaatggggaTTGGACCAGATaaatagctttttatttaatgcaCAGGAAGAACTCAACTGAGCCCAAGGAGACAGAGTTtattccctgggaatggggcagTAAGGGTCATTCCAGGGGAATACGGCCAGGGAACAGGTCAGAGCCCAGATACCCTGGCTCTGAGCCACATGCCCTCAAGCCCCCACACTTCTGGCTGTCTGTGAGGTGCCACATCTCCAGGTCACCTCACCAGCAGTGCCTTACAGAGAGGTCACCTCCACCACAGTGTCCCAACACACATGGTTCCTCTCCTCATTCCCTGCTTTCTCTTCAAAGGCACGTCGGAGTGCAACTTTGACGGAGCGATGGAAGCGGCGCCGCCGGCAGCTCCCCACCAGGACGTAAATGACAGGGTTCAGGCAGCAGTCCAGCAATGCCAGCAGCAAAGAGGTGTTGTCAGGAATATTTCATCAGAATTGAGAATATTGAGGAAAATCTCTAGGCAGAAAGGAATGCCGAAAGCGAAGAAGACAATGATTTCGATCAGGACAGCAATGGAGAGCCTCCCTGGGTGTTGTCTCTGGGAGCCGCAGAGGAGCTTGGTGATCAGGAACAGGTTGGAAACCAACATCAAGACTGACAAAATCATGGAAAATGCCAGGGCTACATCTGATAGAACTTCCTCAGAGTCTTTGGTAAATGTGAAGTGCAGCAAGGAGACAAAAACCCCAGCGAGGGCCCAGAGTGTCCCACTCACGATGCCCGACAGGTGCCTGGGGCGGTGGCAGCGGTACCAGATGGGGAAGAGGACGGACACACAGCGCTCCACACTGAGGGCTGtcagcagccccaggctgctCAGGTCAAACATGTGGCACAGAAATCCAACCACAAATACAAAATCTGCATAGAGAGGagcaaaatgaagcaaagaagtacaaaatgcttttaaggTCAAAAAGGCTAATAGAATCAGGAAATACATGAGGATGAGGGAGAAGTCAGCAACAGCCAGGTTTAGGATGTAGACAGTGAAAGGGCTCTGCTTCATGTGGAAGCCCAGGAACCACATGACCATCCCATTCCCCACCAGCCCACAGAGGGAAATCCCCAGGCAGACACCCCCAAAGACAATCAGTTTGTACGGAATGATCAAGCAAGTATCGTTGATAAATTCCTCAATGTCCAGAGATCCATAAGTCACGTTCAGCGTGAGGTTTCTTGTGTCAGTCTCCTCCATGGCAAATGACCCTGCTCCAGGTGGCCgccttctccctttcccaccACCTCCTAGGAGAGACAGGGAACCAGAAGGGAACGAGGGCCATCAGCATTCCCAGCACCCACCTCCTGTCCCCATGCTCCCATGTCAGACCCAGGAAGAATCTCAttgccctgctgtgcccaggacAGGCTCGCACCCCTCCGGCCCTGTCCCTGGACAGGAGACGTCTCCCACCTGTCTGTCCCTGCACTCCTacctcctggtgctcctgggaACAGGGCTGTCACAGGAGCCCTCGCACACGGGACCTCCAGGCCTGCCAGGAGAACGGATCTGGTGGTGGCTGCTGGAACCACCCGCTGTGCTTCAACCTCGTCCCTTTTGCCAGGGGTGCAGATCTTCAGCCAGAGATCACATCCTCTGGTCAGGAGCCTTCCCTCACAATCTCTCCACATCGGTGACAGCTTCCCCTCACATGTCCTGTGTGCAGAGATCTTGTCAGTAGGAGTTGCTCACAtcacttcttcctctcccccGGCCATTCTCCATCATGTAAGGGGCTTCTggctttctctgtgtgtgcctgCTGGTCCATCTGTCAATGCAGGAGGGGATATAAAtcattcccagggatggagggcGAGAGAGATTAGCCAGACACCTTCAAGAGTGAGCAATCACTGATGTGTAGACATGCAACGGCACAAGGGCTTTGCTCAGTGCCTCTAATGACATGTAACTGGTGCTCAAAACCTCTCCCAGCTTTCTTCTGGGATATGCTTCCAGGACCTGCACCTGTCTGTAGATCTGTCTCCATCCCCCACTCATTCAGGGACCTTCAGCCTATGCCTTGTTTCAAGTCTGCCTCTGGCCCcaactcctgcagctccaggctggacaCCCTGAAGAGACTGTAGACCTTGGTCATTAACAAGGATGTCCTTGGAGGACATGGGTCCTGGGGATGACATGCCTAGTATATAACTCcaaaggagacagaaaacacatggaagagggagagaaaatatgcaaaacaaTGCACAATCCCTGTCTTGTGAAAGGTTGAGGTTGTGAGGCAGGAACCCCCTGGAGATAAGAGCACGTTGGCAGCACCATGTACCCCACAAAAAGTAATCTCAGAGGAGACACATGTCTGACAGGGGTGTGATTAGAGGCAGTGGGCAAAGCCCTCGTGCTGTTCGGTGTCTGGGCACTGGTGATTTCTCACAGCAAGTGGAGGCAAGGCCAGTGCTTGGCCCCAGAGGCTCATCAGAGGAGAGTTTTGACCCAGGATTCTCAGCACCTGAAAGGACATAATATTATCTATGctctcccctccttctccatAGCTTTAAATTCATTTATATGGCATTTAAAATTATGGAGCCCTAGTGCCTGTATCAATGGGATCATAATAGATCAGCACCTCCTGCTGTAGAATGGAGGGACGGAGAGGAAGGGGGTGCCATGGCCAACTCCTACTGACAAGATCTCTGCACACAGGACATGTGAGGGGAAGCTGTCACCGATGTGGAGAGATTGTGAGGGAAGGCTCCTGACCAGAGGATGTGATCTCTGGCTGAAGATCTGTACCCCTGGCAAAAGGGACGAGGTTGAAGCACAGCGGGTGGTTCCAGCAGCCACCACCAGATCCGTTCTCCTGGCAGGCCTGGAGGTCCTGTGTGCGAGGGCTCCTGTGACAGCCCTGTtcccaggagcaccaggaggtAGGAGTGCAGGGACAGACAGGTGGGAGACGTCTCCTGTCCAGGGACAGGGCCGGAGGGGTGCGAGCCTgtcctgggcacagcagggcaaTGAGATTCTTCCTGGGTCTGACATGGGAGCATGGGGACAGGAGGTGGGTGCTGGGAATGCTGATGGCCCTCGTTCCCTTCTGGTTCCCTGTCTCTCCTAGGAGGTggtgggaaagggagaaggcGGCCACCTGGAGCAGGGTCATTTGCCATGGAGGAGACTGACACAAGAAACCTCACGCTGAACGTGACTTATGGATCTCTGGACATTGAGGAATTTATCAACGATACTTGCTTGATCATTCCGTACAAACTGATTGTCTTTGGGGGTGTCTGCCTGGGGATTTCCCTCTGTGGGCTGGTGGGGAATGGGATGGTCATGTGGTTCCTGGGCTTCCACATGAAGCAGAGCCCTTTCACTGTCTACATCCTAAACCTGGCTGTTGCTGACTTCTCCCTCATCCTCATGTTTTTCCTGATTCtagtgtttttttttatcttagTAACATTTTGTACTTCTTTGATCGAACTTGCTCCTCTCTATGCAGATTTTGTATTTGTGGTTGGATTTCTGTGCCACGTGTTTGACCTGagcagcctggggctgctgaCAGCCCTCAGTGTGGAGCGCTGTGTGTCCGTCCTCTTCCCCATCTGGTACCGCTGCCACCGCCCCAGGCACCTGTCGGGCATTGTGAGTGGGACACTCTGGGCCCTCGCTGGGGTTTTTGTCTCCTTGCTCTATATCACCTACACCTTCAGTGAACACTCTGGGGAAGTGCTTCCAGGTGTAGTCCTGGCGTTTTCCGTGATTTTGTCAGTCTTGATGTTGGTTTCCAACCTGTTCCTGATCACCAAGCTCCTCTGCGGCTCCCAGAGACAACACCCAGGGAGGCTCTATGTTGCCATCCTGCTCAACATCATTGTCTTCTTCGCTTTCGGCATTCCTTTCTGCATGGATGTTTTCCTCAATCTTCCCAGTTCAGGGGATTTGTTCCCTGAAGATGACatccctctgctgctggcatTGCTGGACTGCTGCCTGAACCCTGTCATTTACGTCCTGGTGGGGAGCTGCCGGCGGCGCCGCTTCCATCGCTCCGTCAAAGTTGCACTCCGACGTGCCTTTGAAGAGAAAGCAGGGAATGAGGAGAGGAACCATGTGTGTTGGGACACTGTGGTGGAGGTGACCTCTCTGTAAGGCACTGCTGGTGAGGTGACCTGGAGATGTGGCACCTCACAGACAGCCAGAAGTGTGGGGGCTTGAGGGCATGTGGCTCAGAGCCAGGGTATCTGGGCTCTGACCTGTTCCCTGGCTGTATTCCCCTGGAATGACCCTTActgccccattcccagggaataAACTCTGTCTCCTTGGGCTCAGCAGATGAGTTTCATGGTGTTTTGCGGACCTCTTGGCTGGAGAGGGTGTGACATAGTAAGCCCTGGGGATATATCCAGCGCGGGACAGCAGTGATTTCACAGGTCTCTTTGGGGCTGACACCTCTAGATGGCAGGAGAGGGGTTGGGATCGCATGGAACACCCTTCCCTTTCTGTCCCAAGAGCAGATCGGCAGAGCCGGCTCTGCATTCCCGACTTCTGGGAAAGGAAACAACCCTACGCCAGGCGGGGCTGCAGATCTAGGGAAAGAACTACAACATTCCCTTGCGCTTTAAGTGGGAATTTGTCAGATTCTTTAATTCTAGAACTAAATCATTCTGAGTAAAGTGTAGATTCACTAGTGCTGGGAAATTACAAGAGGTATGTTCCTGGTACTCATTTCACATCAGTAAGTTGTTGCCCATGGGAATCTGTGGATGATCCATGCCTGGAAGagttccaggccaggttgggcagggcttggagcaacctggtctagtggaagatgtccctgcccatggcagggggttggaactgggtgagttttaaggtgccttccaacctaaacccctctgtcattctgtgagataacacagagcagctgagcatGTCTGATGCCAAATATCACCTCTCTGATGCCAGAGAGCGGCACAGCTGGCAAATACCAGCTCTGGCACAGATCACAAAGCCGTCTCCAGACTCGGCTCCCAACCATGCCACGAAGCAAGGCAGGGGATCACCAGATCAGATGGGCTTGGCAAGCTACACACACTAACTCCTGTGCTCTCTGTGCTCATACCAATTCCACTTTGCACCCATGACCAAAAAGAGCTTGAAATATGGAAATTCACATAAGCAGATGCTTGGACCACttaaatttttagaaattagGGGCGTTACACTGCTATTCTGCAGAATGGGGTCATCCTTTAATTCCCCGGCATCAATATGAAGAGGAAGCCATTCGCCACTTTCATCCTGAACCTGGCCACCCTCAGGAGGACCTGAACAGCAACTCTGTACAGTGACTTTAATGACTAATCAAAATCCTGGTTGTACCAATCTTTCTTGCTTTCCTACTACTGCTGaataaagtttgtttttctttcttgtttgtttccAACATGGTAACTCTGACCCCAAAATTTGTTAAATAAACAGCAtctgggctttgctgcagagcttgTCACTGGTGAACAGAGCAAGGCTGACTCAGCGTCAGAAAATGGCTCATTTCCTCTATTTCTTCTCATTCTAAAGCCTCTAAAGCCAATCCTTTATTTCAGCAAGGGCTGACAGAcatggaggggagagagaagcaCTGCCACTGCCCCTCTACCCAGAAAATTCCTGAGCCAGGCTACAGGGATTGAGTCCTCATGGCCTCAACAGGCTCTTCTCCATGAAAGgtccagttttccttttccttccctctccctgtaTCCTCTTTCACATAGAAAATCTCACTTTTGCTGAGTCTCCAAGCAGAGCTCATTTAATTTTAACCCtcctcctgttttttttcccgGGTGAGGAACAGAGTCTCCAGAAGTGGAGCCAGCCCTCAGGTCATGGTTGTGACACTCTGCTCAAGCTAAAACCATCCAGACAGGCCAGAGAAAAGTGGGAGGATCCACAGGAGGCAGttccaaccccaaacccttGCGTGCAGATAGGCCACATGATGTGCAGACCAAACGCAGTGTGCAGCAGGAGCGATGCACTTTTGGGGAGAACCTTCCAGAGGGGATCCCAAACACACATTCCTACTGCCCCTGATAACAAAGCTGAATGTGAACTCTCCACATAGTATCCCCATGTGTCAGAACCTGCTGGCCAGGAATTGTCCAGAAATTGTTCTGCACTGCTGTGCCAAGATATCTACCTGCACTTTGTTTTTAAGCAGACACACCAA encodes:
- the LOC116788027 gene encoding proto-oncogene Mas-like; the encoded protein is MEETDTRNLTLNVTYGSLDIEEFINDTCLIIPYKLIVFGGVCLGISLCGLVGNGMVMWFLGFHMKQSPFTVYILNLAVADFSLILMFFLILVFFFILVTFYFVFVVGFLCHVFDLSSLGLLTALSVERCVSVLFPIWYRCHRPRHLSGIVSGTLWALAGVFVSLLYITYTFSEHSGEVLPGVVLAFSVILSVLMLVSNLFLITKLLCGSQRQHPGRLYVAILLNIIVFFAFGIPFCMDVFLNLPSSGDLFPEDDIPLLLALLDCCLNPVIYVLVGSCRRRRFHRSVKVALRRAFEEKAGNEERNHVCWDTVVEVTSL
- the LOC116789064 gene encoding LOW QUALITY PROTEIN: mas-related G-protein coupled receptor member A2-like (The sequence of the model RefSeq protein was modified relative to this genomic sequence to represent the inferred CDS: deleted 2 bases in 1 codon) codes for the protein MEETDTRNLTLNVTYGSLDIEEFINDTCLIIPYKLIVFGGVCLGISLCGLVGNGMVMWFLGFHMKQSPFTVYILNLAVADFSLILMYFLILLAFLTLKAFCTSLLHFAPLYADFVFVVGFLCHMFDLSSLGLLTALSVERCVSVLFPIWYRCHRPRHLSGIVSGTLWALAGVFVSLLHFTFTKDSEEVLSDVALAFSMILSVLMLVSNLFLITKLLCGSQRQHPGRLSIAVLIEIIVFFAFGIPFCLEIFLNILNSDEIFLTTSLLLALLDCCLNPVIYVLVGSCRRRRFHRSVKVALRRAFEEKAGNEERNHVCWDTVVEVTSL